tgtcctttgaagttttgaagccaggcgtgacttctcctctctagccaTTAAAGCCCTACAGGGCACCTTCTTCCACTAGAAGGTTGTTTCATCTACAGGAAAATCTGTTGTTTGGTGTAGCCGCCTTCATCactgatcttagctagatcttctggataacttgctgcagcttctacatcagcacttgctgcttcaccttgcacttttatgttacagagatggcttcttaaacctcatgaaccaacctctgctagcttccaacttttcttctggaGCTTCCTCACCTGTCTTAGCCTTCAAGGAATTAAAAAGTTAGGGCCTTTTTctgattaggctttggcttaagggaatgttgtggctagtttgatcttctatccagaacACTAGAACTTTCCCTCTATATTAAcaataaagctgttttgctttcttaccaTTTATGTATTCACagaagtagcacttttaatttccttcaagaatttttcctttgcacTCACAATTTGGCTAACTGGTGCACATGTCCTAGCTTtcagcctgcctcagctttcaacatgccttcctcactaagctcaattatttctaccttttgatttaaagtgtaagatgtgtgactcttcctttcacttgaaaacttagaggccattgtagggttaataattggcctaatttcaatataaaTCTGTCTCAGGGAATATGGAGGcccacagagagggagagagatgggagaaggGCAGAGCAGTCAGAACGTACAACATTTATCGGTTAAGTTCACCTTCTTTTCTGGGTGTGGTTTGtggtaccccaaaacaattataataaaaacatgaaagatcactgatcacagatcaccataacagacataataataatgaaaaagtctgaaatattccaagaattaccaaaatgtgacccaGAGACAAAGTCAGCACATGCCATTGGAAAAATGACTCCAATTAGCGCAGGGTTGCCACGaaacttcaatttgtaaaaaaaaaaaaaaaaacacaatatctgcaaagcataataaaatgagatgtgtctataacttttcttttatatatcttttaaacTATCACAGTACATCAAATGCAAACATAATGGCTGATCCTTCATTGAGCTCTGGActttaaaaaacacaacacaCATTTGGGGGACAAATGAGGCCCATATATTAGATAGCATTATCATCATTGTCAGACTCTTGGTTGTGATAACAGATTATGGTTGTATAAAAGAACATCGTTACTCTCTGGAAATGTATGATAAGTATTTAGGGATAGAGCATTGTAATATCTGCAACTgagtttacttattttatttatttatttttgtgatagAGCCTCACactattccccaggctggagtgcagtggtgctatctcagctcactgcaacctccacctcctgggttccagctattctgctgtctcatcctcctgagtagctgagactacaggcagatgccaccacatccggctaatttttgtatttttagtacagatgaggtttgccatgttgcccaggctggtctcaaactcctgacctcaaagtggtccacccaccttggcctcccgaagtgcaggaattacaggcatgagccaccatgaccagccttgagttacttttttttaatttacatttttatttttttatttgtgttcttagtaatttttcattttattatataaaatcttACAGAAAACTTGCAACTGAGTTTCAGTGgttcatttaaaaaactgtacAGATCTACAGAGAGGACAAATGGAACACAATGTGAACAACTGGTGAATCTAAGTGAACGATCTCCAGATATTCGTTGTATTTCTATTACCAATTTTTCTGtaagactgaaatattttaatataagcaGTTGTCTAGAACAATGTAACACATTTGTTTTACATTATGGATGTGGGGATTCTGATTATAGCCTGTCCCCCAGCTTCCCCAGAAGGTGCCTCCTCATGATCCCACTTTCTAATCAGGTCTAGCCAGGCAGTCCATCCTAGAGGGCCAAGAGCATCTCACTCCCTAAGCACAGAAGCCAGAGAAGTGCTAGAACAACCCCAGGTATCCAAGGTCAGGCCACATTTTCCCTGAGAAGCATGGCCCACTCTAAGACAGGTCCAGGAAGCTGACAATTGCAGGCTCTCCCTATTTTGAAGAAACGCAGAAAACACAGCTCAAATCCAAAGGAGCCCTGAGGATTTAGGCCCCTTCTGGGCCACATCATACTTGGCTGGTGACGAAACAAGATGAACCAGGCTCCATTTTTTCTCACCTGAACCTAATGTATCATTATCTAGCTGAGCAGCTGGTGAGAGCTACTtctccctgaacctcagtttcttcatgtgcaAGATGCAGGTGAATCATCCTAAGATCTTCGTCAGCTCTGACAAACATCCTAGGAACCCACTCTAACTCCTCACTGCCATGCCTCCTCCAGTGCTCTTCACTCATGCTGTTTCCCCTTCTTCTCTTGGCTTCAGACTCTGGACATTAATGTGAAGGCCCCAGCCCTGATGACAAAGGCAGTGGTGCCAGAAATGGAGAAACGAGGGTACAGAGAGTGAGGGAGAGCCTGGGTGAGATGGGACCCCACACGGGCTGAGGGCAGTGGTCCATAATGGGAAGACCGTCAGCTCTCTTCTTTTTCCAGAGGCGGCTCAGTGGTGATCGTGGCCTCCATAGCAGCCTTCAGTCCATTTCCTGTAAGAACGCTTTTGACTGCCCCTTCCATCCCATTCTGTACATCTTTCCACCCCACCTGttacccaaagaagtttctgtcTCCTTTTAGAATCACACCACCAAGTCCCTGCCCACAAAATAGATGCCTCGCCTCCACAAACCGTAACCTAGGGGAGGTTTAGCCACAAGACAGTTTCCTAACTGTGCCCCTCCATTACAGGAGATCCCTATTGAGCACTGCCCTTTATGTCTAGTTATTAGAACCAAGAATGACCTGGAAATTACGAGTCTAACCCATTGTTTTCTATCTCCAGGGCCTCAGTCCTTACAGTGTCAGTAAAACAGCTTTGCTGGGCCTCACCAAGACACTGGCCATAGAGCTGGCCCCAAGGAACATTAGGGTGAACTGCATAGCACCTGGACTTATCAAGACCAGCTTCAGCAGGATGGTGAGGAAGGGGAGCTCTGCATCCCACTGGAACCCCTTGAAAGGCATCCATCTTCTTGGACAGGGAAGCCCAGTACCTGAGTCCTGAGCTCTCAACCACTCCGTTCTCCTTCCCTGGGTTTTTCCATATTCCCTCTCTGTACCAGCTGCCCTATCTAAGCCAGACTCCAATCACACCATTCCTAAGGCATAGGGTGGAGACTGAGGTATTCAGACTCTACTCACACAGTTTCCACTCTCCTTACATGGATGAGAATTGGAGAGATGCAGCAAAATGCATCACTAGAAcctgaaacaaatgaaacagaTGAGGGCTGTGGGGAGAGCtggaagctagaaaaagaaataggaagtgAAAGAGGGAAGTCTCTCCATCCTTACTCTCTGTTGCCATGAGGACGGGCAGTTTCTTCCCTTTCTGTTCCTCACTTTCCTCTTCTTAAAGAGATTTCCCTTCTTCCTGCAGCTCTGGATGgacaaggaaaaagaggaaagaatgaaagaaaccCTGCAGATAAGAAGGTAAAACTGTCATGGGATCAAGGGCCCTAAGAGGCATGAAGATAGAAAGGTCTGGTCCCTAGCAGCCCACAGCCCGTTGTCTCAGTCCCACAGATAACACAGGCAGGCTCTCCTCTGCCTCACAGAGCACAAATTCATAAACACTATCACTGCAGTGGCCTGAGCAAGAAGTCAGCTTCCCTTTCAAAAGGTAAACCCAGAGACATCGGGGTTTCAGCAGTGCAGAGCTCTGGGAGAAGCCCTGAGTCCTCTCTCCATCTGGGAGATTGCCTCCACCTCTGAGCATCCATGGAGACCAaagaccaaaaccaaaaccatgcATTTTTAGTTCCTTTGAATAATGACACATGTTTACAAACTCAGGTTGATGATCTACAAtccaaatgaaaagaatgaagagcTTTACTAAGCCCCAAACTCCCCTTGCCTAAGGAGTTACTTTCTTCCCCAGTGAGCTGGGTGAACTGTTCAAGCACCTTTGATGGGCTCACTTTCCTCTAAGTTCCCTGCCTCTGTCTTCTGGCTTCTGGGCACTATCtacttcctccatcttgtccctcAAGGACAAATGCCAGCAATGCCTAACTCTGTACTGGTCCAGACATCCCAAATTTTCCCAAAGCCATTCTGATGTCAGGCATCAGCTACAGGCCTGGTTTATAAGTCACGGGATTGTCATCCTAGAGCTCTGATGAATGATCTAGCCCATGTAGCTCAATCCTGGAttcacattagaatcacctgtgGAGCTTTTTAAACTGCAGGTGCTCAGGCCCCGCCCACTCCCAGAGATTCTTTTTTAATTGGTCCAAGGTAGGACTTGACCATctgggcttttgttttctttgtcttttctttttttgtttaagcCTCTCAAATGATTGCAAGGTACAGCTAGAATGGAGAACCATTAATTCAGCCCTTCTAGGTTTGAGCTACTCACTCTGCCCACCACTAGAGCATGCTATGGCAGGCAGATTAAAGTGTCCCCTAACTATGCAATCGCTGACAAAATAAGAATTAGCACATTCTCACCAAATGAACCTGACTTTAAGGGACAAGTATAGATTCCTGGAAAGGTCGTCTGTAAGTTGAACTTCTACAAACTGAATAATTTTAAACACACCATTTACTGTCACACAGACTCCCTGATACTTTAGTGTGTGCACATGTGAAACCATTTTTTTGAAGTATGAAATAATTGCTCACCATTGTATCTATATAACTTTGGATCTTGGTGTCCTGAGCTCTCTATAAAACAGTATGTTTCCATAGTATTTGAATATTATGGGTAATGGTTTTTGCAGAGTACAGTATGCTTCTACTAAATTATAACAGCATATCCTCATGGTAACCCTATTTGATAGGCAGAAAGCTTGTACACTGATCCTGAAAAGTCATCTGATAATTCTTGATTAAGCAAACTTCATTCCCTGTGTCCCAGAAGAAGGGGCCAgaactatttaatttttactctcttcctttcttcccctatTCCCCAGGTTAGGCGAGCCAGAGGATTGTGCTGGCATCGTGTCTTTCCTGTGCTCTGAAGATGCCAGCTACATCACTGGGGAGACAGTGGTGGTGGGTGGAGGAACCCCGTCCCGCCTCTGAGGACCCTGCGACAGCCCACATGGCACTGTTGGGCTCTAGCTCCTGGTGCTGTTCCTGCATTCATCAACTGGCCTTTCCCACCGCTGCTCACCTTACTGTTCACCTCATAAAATCAGTTCTGCCCTGTGATGACATCCAGCCTTCCCTGCCGTCAAGTTGGCGTCTTACTCAGGATTCCTGCTGTTGCTGTGCCCTTGGGTAAAGGCCTCCCCTGAGAACACAGGACAGGCCTGCTAAGGCTGAGTCTACCTTGGCAAAGACCAACAGATATTTTTTGCCCAGGCCACTGGGGAATTTGGGGGGAGATGGGAGAGAAGGAAGCTGGAGTGGAAGGAGCAGAGTTGCAAATTAACAACTTGCAAATGAGGTGCAAATAAAATGCAGGTGATTGCAGGGCTTTGAATCGAATCCACGTGTTCATTTCTCAGTGTGGGGTGCTTAGCTGAGCAGAGAGCAGAAGTCTGGCCAGGCTGGATCTCTGGAtcccccagccctcctccctgtCTGCAGGACCTGAGCGTGATGTGCAGGGGTGGAGGTGTCTGCAGAGTTGCCAACTGGAAGGAAGGTGGCACAGGAACTCCCAGGACACCACGGGGATCCCCGAGGCAGGGCCAGGCTGGCGAGGGTGGGGAAGGATGAACTCTCTAAAACCTCCCCGCCCCTTGCCTCCCAGATCCGGCGAGGTTCTCTCCCAGTATGGCCGTAGGTCCCGAGTTCCCTCCCCAGTCAGTAAGGACAAGCTGGACAGGTCCTGAGCAGGTGAGGAATAGAGAAAGGCCCTGCAAGGTACCCAGGCCCACGAATAAAAGAAGTGAGTTCTGCCCACAGCCTGAGGATTGAGTACACGGAAAGCGGGAACGCTACCCCCGCCCCGAAGGCCCGGACACCAGGTTATGCACGCCCGGCCTTTCATGCCGGAGCCCAGTAGAGGGGTAGAGGCCAGCGGCCTGTGGTCTCACGCGGCTAGGCAGCGCGGCGCGCATGCTCAGTCCGGCAGTTCCCCGGGCGGGGCGGGAGAGCGGCGCTCCGGGACGCGGGAGAGAAGCGCTGATGCAGCCGCCCCTGACGGGAGCGGGCTCTGCCACTACTGCAGCGCTCATAGCCTCTACCAAAGCGTAGTCTAGCATGTGTCCCGGCTCCCCGGCAGCAGGGATGGCGGCGGTTCCTCTGCAGCAGCCTCAACAGCAGGAGCCCGTGGCCAAGCCCAGCGTGGAGCTCAGCAGCCAGTTTTAAGGTAAGATGCTGCCTACGTCTCTGAGACGACCCATCTGGGAGCATCCAAGACCCAGCGTGTTCCTACCCGCGGTGCACCCCAGCCCGGTGCCTCACACACCGCCGACACCCCGCGCCATGCATCCCAGTTCCAAGGCACCCCCTGTATCCCAATCTGGACATTCATATTTCCGGAGCATCCTccgctggagctggagctggagctttACGAGGGAGGGACGATCGCCATTACTGAGCCTTGAGTAGGCGGTTCTGTGCTCACAGTATAAGCAAAGCCaggggaagctcgaactgggcggagcccacctcAACTCAGCAAGGCCTaatgcctctctagattccacttAAGGGGGCAGGGCATACCTGAACAAAAAGAAGCAGACAGCTTCTGCAAACTTCaacatccctgcctgacagctccgAAGAGaccagtggttctcccagcacggcatttgagctctgattaatggacagattgcctcctccagtgggtccctgacccccgtgtagcctgactgggagacacctcccagtaggggtcgacagacacctcctacaggtgggtgcccctctggaacCAAGCTTCCACAAGAAAGATCAGgcaaaaatatttgctgttctgcagcctctgctagtgatacccaggcaaacagggtctgcagtggacctccagcaaactccaaaagacctgcagctgaggggcctgtctgttagaaggaaaactaacaaacagaaaccaatagcatcaacatcagcaAAGGACAGTATCAACATCAGAATAGCAAAGGACaaccacaccaaaactccatccataggtcaccaacatcaatgACCAcagatagataaaaccacaaagatgggagaaaccagagcagagaGGCTGAAACTTCCAAAAACCAGAaagtctcttctcctccaaaggaatacaagtcctcgccagcaagggaacaaaactatatggagaatgagtttgatgagttgatagaaggaggcttcagaaggtcaataataacaaacttctccgagctaaaacAGCACATtctaacccatcgcaaggaagctaaaaaccttgaaaaaaggttagacaaatggctaactagaataaagagtgtagagaagagcttaaatgacctgatggagctgaaaaccatagtacgagaacttcatgaaagatatacaagcttcaatagccaattcaatcaagtggaagaaaggatatcagtgattgaatgTCAAATTAATTAAAGCGAGAAGACAAGAGtagagacaaaaagagaaaaaagaaacattcaaattcaggaaatacagagaacactacaaacatagtcctcgagaagagcaaccgcaagacacataattgtcagattcaccaaggttaagggcagccagagagaaaggctgggttaccaacaaagggaagcccatcagactaacagcagatctctcagcagaaaccctacaagccagaagacagtcataaccaatattcaacattctgaaagaaatatttttcaaactagaatttcatatccagccaaactaccttcataagtgaaggagaaataaaatcctttacagacaagcaaatgctgagagattttgtcaccaccaggcctgccttacaagagctcctgaaggaagcactaaacatggaaaggaacaaccggtaccagccactgcaaaaacataccaaattgtaaagatcatcaatgctatgaagaaactgcatcaattaatgggcaaaataaccagctaacatcataatgacaggatcaaattcacacataacagtattaaccttaaatgtaaatgggctaaatgctccaattaaaagacacagactggcaaattggataaagagtcaagacccattggtgggCTATagtcagaagacccatctcatgtgctaAGACACGTAGGCTTAAAATGAAGGGATGAAGGaaaatctaccaaacaaatggaaagggaaaaaaagcaggggttgcaatcctggtctctaataaaacagacagtaaaccaacaaagatgaaggccatcacataatggtaaagggatcaattcaacaagagctagctatcctaaatatatatgcaccaaatacaggagcacccagattcataaagcaagttcttagagacttacaaagaggctTAGACTGCCACACAATAATAAGGGGAGAGGTTAACATCCGACTGTTAAtattagacagaaaattaacaaggatgtccaggacttgaactcagctctagaccaAGCAGGTGTAATAcaaatctacagaactctccaccccaaatcaacagaatatatattcttctcagcaccatatcacacttattctaaaattgaccacataattggaagtaaaacactcctcagcaaatgtcaaagaacagaaatcaacaacaaactctctctcagaccacagtgcaatcaaattagaactcaggattaagaaactcattcaaaactgcacaactacatagaaactgaacaacctgctcctgaatgactactgggtaaataacaaaatgaaggcagaagtaaagatgttctttgaaatcaatgagaacaaagacacaacataccagaatctctgggacacatttaaagcagtttgtagagggaaatttatagcactgaatgcccacaagagaaagcaggaaagacctaaaCTCAACACCCTAACCTCAatattaaaagaagtagagaagcaacagcaaacaaattcaaaagctagcagaggacacgaaataactaagatcagagcagaactgaaggagacagagacacacaaaaagaaaaacttcaaaaaatcaatgaatcctaGAGCTgggcttttttttaaagatcaacaaaatagatagactactagcaagactgctaagaaagaaaagaagaatcaaatagacacgataaaaaatgataaagggaatatcaccactgatcccacagaaatacacactactatcagagaatactataaagaactctatgcaaataatctagaaaacttagaagaaatggataaattcctggacaaatacacCCACCCTAGACtaaacaggaagaagttgaatcgctgaatacaccaataacaggttcggaaactgaggcaataattaatagcctaccaaacaaataaagtccaggaccagatggattcacagccgaattctgccagaggtagaaagaggagctggtaccattccttctgaaactattgcaataaatacaaaaagaaggaatcctAACTAATTTTATAAGGCCACCATCATCATGATAACAAAGCCTGGcatagacacaagaaaaaaagagaattttaggccaatatccctgatgaacatcattgcgaaaatcctcagtaaaatactggcaaactgaatacagcagcacatcaaaaagcttatccgccacgatcaagttggcttcatccctgggatgcaaggctggttcaacatatgcaaatcaataaacgtaattcatcacata
The window above is part of the Macaca fascicularis isolate 582-1 chromosome 7, T2T-MFA8v1.1 genome. Proteins encoded here:
- the LOC123574698 gene encoding dehydrogenase/reductase SDR family member 4-like isoform X2: MHKAGLLGLCDRAWNSVRMASSGMTRRDPLANKVALVTASTDGIGFAIARRLAQDGAHVVVSSRKQQNVDQAVATLQGEGLSVTGTVCHVGKAEDRERLVATTLDINVKAPALMTKAVVPEMEKRGGGSVVIVASIAAFSPFPGLSPYSVSKTALLGLTKTLAIELAPRNIRVNCIAPGLIKTSFSRMLWMDKEKEERMKETLQIRRLGEPEDCAGIVSFLCSEDASYITGETVVVGGGTPSRL
- the LOC123574698 gene encoding dehydrogenase/reductase SDR family member 4-like isoform X1, which gives rise to MHKAGLLGLCDRAWNSVRMASSGMTRRDPLANKVALVTASTDGIGFAIARRLAQDGAHVVVSSRKQQNVDQAVATLQGEGLSVTGTVCHVGKAEDRERLVATAVKLHGGIDILVSNAAVNPFFGSLMDITEEVWDKTLDINVKAPALMTKAVVPEMEKRGGGSVVIVASIAAFSPFPGLSPYSVSKTALLGLTKTLAIELAPRNIRVNCIAPGLIKTSFSRMLWMDKEKEERMKETLQIRRLGEPEDCAGIVSFLCSEDASYITGETVVVGGGTPSRL
- the LOC123574698 gene encoding dehydrogenase/reductase SDR family member 4-like isoform X3 produces the protein MDITEEVWDKTLDINVKAPALMTKAVVPEMEKRGGGSVVIVASIAAFSPFPGLSPYSVSKTALLGLTKTLAIELAPRNIRVNCIAPGLIKTSFSRMLWMDKEKEERMKETLQIRRLGEPEDCAGIVSFLCSEDASYITGETVVVGGGTPSRL